Proteins from a single region of Harmonia axyridis chromosome 4, icHarAxyr1.1, whole genome shotgun sequence:
- the LOC123678630 gene encoding zinc finger MYM-type protein 1-like, protein MSRKRESGCEYRKRAKERSEKNEELVKKIPKIDTFLQKGDKKQKVDSTELSEIQQEFDQPSTSGNNTSNKAESIMEIPEQVESCENPKKAFPEISGSSDNFSDDPALWDEITEELRQNFINRGIKQNIDLLDFEASRRNYNDRVRYRSKGLFKTRLKNAETHTRDFLIYSASTGRLYCLPCRLFNGKGPFASTGFNDWKNPITIEQHENSQNHKNCVLILLQRQKAAGQVDALHVKEYKREVQYWREVLKRVVAAIKALASRGLSFRGSTEVFGSLHNGNYMMLLEFLAEFDPFLADHIEKHGNQGRGNVSYLSSSICEEIIQIMATEVLKSIDQEVTEAKYYSISVDSTPDITHTDQLAFITRYNKEDGKPVERFLGFIPNPGHKAEDLYNAVIKMMEEHNFNFANCRGQSYDNASNMSGIYNGLQVKIKEISPLAYWIPCAAHSLNLVGEHAAGSCKASRDFFSLLQVIYVFFSISTARWGILMKHLTGPSVKRLSTTRWSARYEACNSMNQNWKEVVAALSEIDERDRSKTGSEAKGLKIKLTSLETAIMFAVWSPILERFDKVSEAIQKVGIGIDEVVLYYESLVDYILGLRDQFDRFEERAKINSGFEKYRSEERRATTRTVPADETRVGHTVLSGRENFRVGVYLVIIDYLTRELNQRKNCYKGFAAKFSFLLKLQSISSEELGVAVTNLISSFPQDLDEKLHDECLHFKSYLAQLEQPPKTLHEMSTFIRSDKSLVQVFPYIDITIRMFLCTFATNCSAERSFSALKRILSYLRSSMSQERLNSLAVLCIEAELLKKLDFEAVLQQFAEKKARRKPLLV, encoded by the exons ATGTCAAGAAAACGTGAAAGTGGTTGTGAATATAGAAAACGAGCAAAGGaaagatcagaaaaaaatgaggaactgGTGAAGAAGATTCCCAAGATTGACACCTTTTTACAAAAAggtgataaaaaacaaaaagtggACTCGACAGAGCTGAGtgaaattcaacaagaattcGATCAACCTTCAACAAGTGGTAACAACACATCAAACAAAGCTGAAAGCATTATGGAGATTCCGGAACAAGTGGAATCTTgtgaaaatccgaaaaaagcttttccaGAAATTAGCGGCAGTTCAGATAACTTCAGTGATGATCCAGCTCTGTGGGATGAAATAACAGAGGAGTTGAGGCAGAATTTTATCAATCGTGGaattaaacaaaatattgatttattagattttgaaGCTTCAAGAAGGAATTATAATGATCGCGTTCGATATCGTTCGAAAGGATTGTTTAAAACCCGATTGAAAAATGCCGAGACTCACACTCGCGATTTCTTGATTTACTCTGCCAGCACAGGACGTCTCTACTGTCTGCCATGCCGTTTATTCAATGGGAAAGGTCCATTTGCATCTACCGGATTTAATGATTGGAAAAATCCTATTACTATTGAACAGCACGAGAATTCACAGAATCACAAAAATTGTGTCCTAATTTTACTCCAAAGGCAAAAAGCAGCTGGCCAGGTAGATGCACTTCATGTTAAAGAATACAAGCGGGAAGTACAGTACTGGAGAGAAGTTTTAAAGAGAGTTGTTGCAGCGATCAAGGCATTGGCATCAAGAGGACTTTCATTCAGGGGTTCGACGGAAGTATTTGGTAGTCTACATAATGGCAATTATATGATGCTATTAGAATTTCTAGCTGAATTTGACCCTTTTCTTGCTGATCACATTGAAAAGCACGGAAATCAAGGCAGAGGGAACGTCTCTTACTTGTCATCATCGATTTGTGAAGAAATTATCCAAATTATGGCTACAGAAGTTCTAAAATCAATTGATCAGGAAGTTACAGAAGCCAAATACTATTCAATAAGCGTAGACTCCACACCAGATATAACGCATACCGATCAACTGGCTTTTATTACTCGCTATAATAAAGAAGACGGAAAACCAGTGGAAAGATTTTTAG GATTTATACCAAATCCGGGACACAAGGCTGAAGACCTTTATAACGCTGTTATTAAGATGATGGAGGagcataatttcaattttgcgaATTGTAGAGGTCAATCCTATGACAATGCGTCAAATATGTCAGGAATATATAATGGACTGCaagtaaaaataaaagaaatctcTCCTTTGGCATATTGGATCCCATGCGCGGCTCATTCGCTGAACCTCGTCGGAGAACACGCTGCTGGATCGTGTAAGGCATCTCGGGATTTTTTCTCACTTCTTCAGGTTATTTACGTTTTCTTCTCAATCTCGACTGCTCGCTGGGGGATACTAATGAAACATCTGACTGGCCCTTCAGTGAAACGATTATCTACAACTCGCTGGTCGGCGAGATATGAAGCTTGCAACAGCATGAACCAAAATTGGAAAGAAGTTGTCGCAGCTTTGAGTGAAATTGATGAGCGGGACAGGTCTAAGACTGGGAGTGAAGCAAAAggattgaaaatcaagctaacATCTCTGGAAACCGCAATAATGTTCGCTGTATGGAGTCCAATTTTGGAAAGATTTGATAAAGTGAGCGAAGCAATACAGAAAGTTGGCATTGGTATAGATGAAGTAGTTTTGTATTATGAGTCATTGGTTGATTATATCTTAGGATTAAGAGATCAATTTGATCGATTTGAGGAGAGAGCGAAGATCAATTCTGGATTTGAGAAATATCGAAGTGAAGAAAGAAGAGCCACAACAAGAACTGTTCCTGCTGATGAAACTCGAGTGGGACATACTGTTTTGAGTGGGAGGGAAAACTTCAGAGTAGGGGTTTATCTTGTTATAATTGACTATCTAACAAGAGAATTGAATCAACGTAAAAATTGCTACAAGGGTTTTGCTGCGAAATTCTCCTTTTTATTAAAACTGCAATCGATTAGTTCTGAAGAATTAGGAGTAGCGGTTACTAATCTCATCTCTAGTTTTCCTCAGGATTTAGATGAAAAACTCCACGATGAATGTTTGCACTTCAAATCCTACTTAGCACAGTTAGAACAACCTCCAAAAACTCTACACGAGATGAGTACCTTCATTAGAAGTGATAAAAGCTTAGTGCAAGTGTTTCCCTACATCGATATTACAATTAGAATGTTTTTATGCACTTTTGCAACGAACTGTTCAGCAGAGAGGTCGTTTTCAGCATTGAAGCGAATTTTATCCTATTTGCGATCTAGCATGTCTCAAGAGCGTTTGAATTCTCTGGCCGTTTTGTGCATTGAagctgaattgttgaaaaaattagacTTCGAAGCTGTGTTGCAACAATTTGCGGAAAAGAAGGCAAGAAGAAAACCATTATTAGTTTGA